A single window of Eucalyptus grandis isolate ANBG69807.140 chromosome 1, ASM1654582v1, whole genome shotgun sequence DNA harbors:
- the LOC104438582 gene encoding AT-hook motif nuclear-localized protein 7, translated as MEDGRAAAAPLSGSAGNGSAPGAGPGPPPPPPKPTPVVPEVMTMAVNMSVGRTLLSPEAAAPAAGSGGGGGGGEINSFGQGKKRGRPRKYDSEGNLILSPSSPSFGSSPPPSRRRYRVRGRGRGNGNWQFLASLGELFASTAGGDFTPHVVTVNTGEDVAGKVMTFAQGGARGICVLSANGAVSNVTIRQPGSSGGLLTYEGRFEILSLTGSFTFTDSGGVKSRTGGLSVSLAGPDGRVIGGGIAGLLVAASPIQVVIGSFMPHGSKPHKRKYTRRQGTAPTPAATGGPDAVQGAAPNSQPKPNHAEISFAQAEPDRKMDEYGPIEIPNADTPETEEEWDDSEAALTPDQRPYPDINVSVPGD; from the exons ATGGAAGACGGCagggccgccgccgccccgctgTCCGGCTCGGCCGGGAACGGCTCGGCGCCGGGGGCCGGGCcggggccgccgccgccgccgccgaagcCGACGCCGGTTGTGCCGGAGGTGATGACGATGGCGGTCAACATGAGCGTGGGGAGGACCCTGCTGTCCCCCGAAGCGGCGGCGCCTGCGGCGGGCAgcgggggaggcggcgggggcggcgagATCAACTCGTTCGGGCAAGGGAAGAAGAGGGGGAGGCCGAGGAAGTACGACTCCGAGGGCAACTTGATACTGTCGCCGTCGTCCCCTTCCTTCggctcttctcctcctccgtcgAGGAGGAGATATCGGGTCCGAGGTCGCGGCCGTGGGAATGGAAACTGGCAATTTCTTGCATCTTTAG GGGAGCTATTTGCGAGCACGGCAGGAGGGGACTTCACGCCGCACGTGGTCACCGTCAATACCGGGGAG GACGTGGCAGGGAAAGTAATGACATTTGCGCAAGGAGGGGCACGAGGAATATGCGTGCTGTCTGCCAATGGAGCCGTTTCCAACGTCACCATTCGGCAACCTGGTTCTTCCGGTGGCCTCTTAACGTACGAG GGGAGATTTGAGATACTGTCTTTAACGGGGTCGTTCACGTTCACCGATAGTGGAGGAGTGAAGAGCCGGACCGGCGGCTTGAGCGTCTCATTGGCTGGTCCAGATGGTCGGGTCATAGGCGGGGGAATCGCCGGATTGTTGGTGGCCGCAAGTCCCATTCAG GTTGTTATTGGAAGCTTCATGCCACATGGTTCCAAGCCTCATAAGAGAAAGTACACTCGCAGACAAGGAACTGCACCAACTCCCGCAGCCACAGGTGGACCGGATGCTGTCCAAGGGGCCGCCCCGAATTCGCAACCAAAACCCAACCATGCGGAGATTTCCTTCGCCCAAGCAGAACCAGATCGTAAGATGGACGAATATGGACCGATCGAGATCCCGAACGCTGACACGCCGGAGACCGAGGAGGAGTGGGATGATTCTGAGGCCGCGCTCACGCCTGATCAGAGGCCTTATCCTGACATCAATGTGTCAGTTCCTGGTGACTGA
- the LOC104456016 gene encoding uncharacterized protein LOC104456016: MQPIDDKEETVVIRAVSHDEEGKKKVEKTEVNTHNVDTLRYIEKKLMDKGVIRMERHPVDGIGIGRPPPKSGHGGKYTWEGPDSMVEAELEPVPPAIDERDPNYVDEEAEGRILRGEVSDVAAYVAGDVEVPKAEEVGVARIDVDPKLQVNLQ, encoded by the coding sequence ATGCAGCCCATCGACGACAAGGAGGAGACGGTGGTGATCCGGGCCGTGAGCCACGACGAGGAAGGCAAGAAGAAGGTGGAGAAGACCGAGGTCAACACCCACAACGTCGACACCCTCAGGTACATCGAGAAGAAGCTGATGGACAAGGGCGTGATCCGGATGGAGCGCCACCCCGTGGACGGCATCGGGATAGGCCGCCCGCCCCCGAAGTCCGGCCATGGCGGCAAGTACACGTGGGAGGGCCCCGACAGCATGGTGGAGGCCGAGCTCGAGCCGGTGCCCCCAGCGATCGACGAGAGGGACCCGAACTACGTGGACGAGGAGGCCGAGGGGAGGATCCTTAGAGGGGAGGTGAGCGACGTCGCGGCCTACGTGGCGGGCGACGTGGAAGTGCCCAAGGCCGAGGAGGTTGGCGTGGCTAGGATCGACGTTGACCCCAAGTTACAAGTCAACCTTCAGTAG